One window of the Amycolatopsis mediterranei genome contains the following:
- a CDS encoding isopenicillin N synthase family dioxygenase: MRTFELPVSVGGTTIDRILGKQLVRTWEDDGIFQVAATAEQARITGEALAESRRFFAGSLPEKAKLVSDLTYSGYIASGEEVTAGEADYSEIFTVCPDIPLTDTRVTEGWPCHGPVPWPDDGYRTAMEAHLREVGEIGEKLLKLVALGLGVEIDRLTRLTRDGWHHMRVLRFPARSATTERGIGAHTDYGLLVIAAQDDVGGLFIRPPVPGEPRLRNWLPEESTAGMYQDEPPWHFVEPEPAVFTVFPGDILQFLTGGRLLSTPHKVRLGDRERYTLAYFHEPAFGVTVRPLAGGDESIHYGTHFTNMFTRCYPDRVTTKRIHEEGRMRLLSQ; the protein is encoded by the coding sequence ATGCGAACGTTCGAGCTGCCCGTTTCGGTGGGTGGGACGACAATCGATCGGATATTGGGCAAACAGCTGGTCCGGACCTGGGAGGACGACGGGATCTTCCAGGTCGCCGCCACTGCCGAGCAGGCCCGCATCACCGGTGAAGCACTCGCCGAAAGCCGGCGGTTCTTCGCCGGCTCCCTGCCGGAAAAAGCGAAACTCGTCAGCGATCTGACCTACAGCGGCTACATCGCTTCCGGCGAAGAAGTGACCGCGGGCGAAGCCGACTATTCCGAGATCTTCACGGTGTGCCCGGACATCCCGCTCACCGACACCCGCGTCACCGAGGGCTGGCCGTGCCACGGACCGGTCCCGTGGCCGGACGACGGCTACCGGACGGCGATGGAGGCCCATCTCCGGGAAGTCGGCGAAATCGGCGAGAAACTCCTGAAACTCGTCGCCCTCGGGCTGGGCGTGGAGATCGACCGGCTGACGCGGCTCACCCGGGACGGCTGGCACCACATGCGCGTGCTGCGGTTCCCGGCCCGGTCCGCGACCACCGAACGCGGGATCGGCGCGCACACCGACTACGGCCTGCTCGTGATCGCCGCGCAGGACGACGTCGGCGGCCTCTTCATCCGGCCGCCGGTGCCCGGTGAACCGCGGCTCCGCAACTGGCTGCCGGAAGAAAGCACGGCCGGGATGTACCAGGACGAACCGCCCTGGCACTTCGTCGAACCCGAACCGGCGGTGTTCACCGTGTTTCCCGGCGACATCCTCCAGTTCCTGACCGGCGGCCGGCTCCTGTCGACGCCGCACAAGGTCCGGCTCGGGGACCGGGAGCGGTACACGCTGGCGTACTTCCACGAGCCGGCGTTCGGCGTCACCGTCCGCCCGCTGGCCGGTGGGGACGAAAGCATCCACTACGGCACGCACTTCACGAACATGTTCACCCGGTGCTACCCGGACCGGGTGACGACCAAGCGCATCCACGAGGAGGGCCGGATGCGGCTGCTCAGCCAGTGA